The Prochlorococcus marinus str. MIT 1214 sequence GTACCACAATTAGTTGATCGTTTCCGAAATAGATTTGGATTAAATGTTTTTGAATATCATAGTAATTGTTCAACTAAAGAGAAAATTGATACATGGAAGAGATCTTTAAACACTACAACACCTAGTGTTTTCATTGGTACGCGCTCAGCTATTTTTCTACCATTATCCAACTTAGGATTGATAGTTCTTGATGAAGAACACGATAGCTCTTATAAACAGGAATCCCCTATGCCTTGCTATCATGCAAGAGATTTGGCAATTCATAGAGCAAAAAAAATAGGTGCTAAAGTAATACTTGGAACAGCAACTCCATCTTTAAATGTTTGGAAAAATTTAAAACCCAATGGGAATGTAGTTGTTGCGAAATTAAACCATAGGATATCAAATCGTAAATTACCATCGGTTAATGTCGTAGACATGCGAGAAGAATTAGCTAATGGAAATAGAAGCTTAATTAGTAGATATCTAAAAAAACAACTTTTGAATATAAAAGAGAGTGGTAATCAAGCTATCATTTTAGTCCCTAGACGTGGATATAGTAGTTTTTTAAGTTGCCGTAGTTGTGGAGAGGTTGTTCAATGTCCTCATTGTGATGTTGCACTTACTGTACATCGTACCAAAGAGGGTAATCAATGGTTGCGTTGTCATTGGTGTGACTTTCGTTCGAAAATTAGTGATAAATGTGGAGAATGTGGTTCAAATGCTTTTAAACCATTTGGAACTGGAACACAAAGAGTTATGGATCATTTAGAAAGAGAACTAGATGGTATAAGTTTATTAAGGTTTGATAGAGATACAACTAGAGGCCGTGATGGGCATAGATTGTTGCTAGAAAGATTTGCCGATGGTGACGCCGATATTTTAGTAGGTACTCAGATGCTTTCTAAGGGTATGGATTTACCAAAAGTAACTCTTGCCGTAATTTTAGCAGCAGATGGTTTACTGCACCGTCCTGATTTAATGGCTACTGAAGAAACTCTTCAACTCTTTATGCAATTAGCTGGTCGTGCTGGACGTGGAGAGCAACCTGGGAAAGTTGTAGTGCAAACTTATTGTCCTGATCATCCAGTTATTCTTCATTTAATTGACGGGAGGTACGAAGAATTTCTGAAAAAGGAGGAAAAGATCAGAAAAGAAGCTGGGATGGTTCCGTATAGTCGAGCTTGTTTATTAAGGTTCTCTGGAGAATCTTCAGAGTTGACATCAAATGGAGCATTTCATGTCTCATCAAAAATCCGAAATGCTTGCAGTGCGAAAGGTTGGAAATTGGTAGGTCCAGCACCTTCACTAGTTGAGAGGGTTGCAGGTAAAAGCCGTTGGCAAGTTCTTATGTATGGACCTGATTCAAGCCAAATCCCAATCCCTTACGGACCTGAATTATGGAAAAACTTACCAAAAGGAGTAAGCCTTTCAATTGATCCTGACCCTCTACAACTATGATTTGGCTTTATTCACATTAAGGTGGTAACTCAGGGAAACCGAATCCCATTTGGAGGCGAATTCTTTGAAGGGATAAGCTCAGCAAAGTTAAAGCAATTATCAAGATAATCCCAATTGAAATTTCGTTCCATTTCCAATTTGAAATCTCCAGTTGATTAATCTGTCCAATTTCTAATGGAAAGAAAGTTAAACCTTTTTTTAAAATAGGTTCTAAGGGGTTGGCTTTGAAATTATTTTTATTGCCAAGGTCATGAATAATTATGTTTATTTTTAATCCAGGAATTTTTGGAATTCCTCTCAAATCAAAATAAATTTTAAAATTTTGACTGGTGCCAATTATCCAGTTTTTATTGTTTGTAATTATTTTAGGTTTATTTATGTTGAACCCGCTAGTCTTTGAAGCTACTGAAGCTATTTGCTCAAGTAAGTTATTTGCTTCTTCAAAACGAATAGTTGGTGATTCAAAATGCTGCTTACCCTCATGATTATGGAGCCTTAAAATACTATTCTCTATAGTAAGATTATTCTCAAATTCCATCTGCCATGGAATTGATTGACCCGAATTGCTATCTATATCAAGTGAAATCTTTAGTCGATCTGGACCTGTAACACTAAAATTAGTTGATATATCAACGCAACCACTCAAGAGGAAGGTTAATAAAATAATAATTAATAAAGTTATTATTGAAAATCCAAAGTCTAGATTTTTTGTTGGGCCAGTTGGAGGATGATTTGTTTTCTTCTTCTCTTTCTTTGTTTTTTTAAATGACGATTTTAGAGATGGCTCCATCTCTAACTTTGGGATTTCTACAGACCAGTTTGAGGGTCTTGGTAAATGTGGAGCATCAAGTATTGATAAGAGTTGTTTGGCTTGTTGGCGGATTCTTTCTTTTTTGCTATGGATTAATGATTGACAAATACTTATCGCTTTTTGTTCATCACCTTTCCCCATGTATGCAGTAACTATAAGTAGCCTAAGTTCTCCTCCTATTGCAGTCTCTTCTTGAAAAGCTAGAAGTAAAGGGTCAACTATTTTTATGCAGAAATTATAATCACCTTTATCAAGGGCCGCTTCAGCAGCTTTTATAGCTGAAGCTATATTTGACATTTAACCTCTACCCATAACCATTGTTCCAATACCTGCATCAGTGAAAACTTCTAATAGAAGTGCGTGAGGACTCCTTCCGTCAATGATATGGGCAGCATTCACACCCTGGGCTAGAGAACGAATACAACATTCAACTTTTGGCTTCATACCTGCTTTAACTATCCCTTTATCGATTAATTCTCTAGCTTCCGATAGACGTATCTTTTCTATTAAGGAAGAAGGATCATTTTCATTCATTAATATACCAGGAGTATCTGTTAGAAGGATTAATTTTTCGGCACCTAGTGCTGCCGCAAGCTCCCCAGCAACGGTATCAGCATTGATATTGTGTGATCTGCCATCCGAAGAGTTAGCAATACTCGAAATGACTGGGACGTAACCTTCCTCGAGAAGAGGGCTTAATATCTTTGTATTTACTTTTGCAACTTCTCCAACAAGACCATGACTTCCACCTCCAAGCGTTCTTGCCTCAATAAGCCCGCCATCTATTCCACATAGTCCAACAGCTAAGCTTCCGTGATTGTTGATCCCACTAACTATCTGTTTATTTACTCTTCCAGCAAGAACCATTTCTACTACATCCATGGTCTCGGTATTAGTAATACGTAAACCATCAAGGAAAACTGGCTGTATTCCTAATTTTTCCAACCATTGGTTTATTTCTGGCCCCCCACCATGAACGACTACTATTTGTACTCCAACAGACGAAAGAAGAGCTAGATCTCTAAATACTGCACTCTGAAGTGCTTTGTCTACCATGGCTGACCCGCCATATTTAATTACGATCCTTTTATTTGTAAAACGCTGAATATAAGGAAGCGCCTCACTTAACACTGAAACTCTTATTGAATCCTTATCTGTAAAGGGATTATTTAAATTCTTACTGTAGTGAGCGGGTTGATCTTCTTTATTCATTTTCTTGTGGCTTTTCTTCTTGTTTTTGCGGAAGTAGGATTAAATCTATTTCACCTGGTGTTGGACAAAATAATTCAGCGCACATACCTTTAGCAAAAAACCTTCCTAAACGTTCTTTTTGAGCATTCCATCTTTCTAAAGATATAGCAGCCATTTCAAATCTCATTCTTATTCCATAATTACCATCTTGAACCAATTCCTCTACCTCTGTAAGTTGGGGAGGACTGTCTATGTCCCAAAGCTTTAATACTCTGAGAGATGCTTCAAGCTGGCAAGATTGCCCATACCGCCATCTAGTCACATCGTTAACTAGATTCCCTAGTTCTTTAGGAGCTTTATCTCTATCTGAGGCAAACTTAGTTGCTGGAACTACTCTTAGGGCAGGAGGCACCTCAGTCGTTTTTAGTGATATACCTATCAGAAAAATAGGTACTCCATAGAAGAAAGTTGGAACACTGAGGTTAGTTGCATCAGTAAAATAGGCGGTTAGACCAACTAATGAAAGGGATGCTCCTCCGATAGTGATGAGGCTTGCCGGTGAAAGAAGTTTATTCATGATTGTAATTTTGGCTAAAATCGAGCGCAGATGGGTTTTCAGGAGACAGTCTCATGGCCTCACACCAAAAACAATTTTCTGAGTTAATTGAACTTGTAGAAAAACTAAACAAGGATAGAGCTTGGATTCTTGAACAATTAGATAGAGGTAGTTGGCCTGAATTTAGACCTGACTTGGCAGCTTTGGAGAGAGAATTAGGTCAACTCTTAACTAGGGCTACAGAATACATTGAAGAAAATTGTTGATTTTTTCAGAATGGAATGTCATCAGTATCAGGAACTAATGGCGAGCTGTCCCATTTAAGACCCTCGTTATTTAAAGAATTTGTTGAGTCGCTTTTAAAATTTGACTGAGTTTGAGAAGGTGTTGATGAAATAGTTGAGTTAGAAGAAAAGGGGTGAATTCGTGAAAGAGTAAATTCAGCTTGTTTCTCTTTAGTCCCATCCTGTCGAGGAACAGTATTCATTCTTAAGCGACCTTCTATTACTAATTTAGAATTGATTTGAACTGAGTTTTGAAGTTCTTCTGCTAATTTCCCCCAACCAACTACCTTAATTACGCAGGGAGGGTCATCAGCACGGAGGCTGTCAAATTCAACTTCTATTTCAGCTAGTGGAGTTTTGTTGTCTTGTGTAAAACGAACTGTTGGGGCTTTTTTGACCAAAACCTCAAGCATGCAATGGTTCATTTCTTTCTTTAGTTATTGTGGTTTATCTTGATGGGTATAAGGGAAAAATGCCAGCCACATCTTTGGTTGTTAACAGGAACAGGTGAAGGCCATCTCTTTGCCAAGTCTTTATTGCAGGAAGGCTGGAAAATAACTGTTAGTGT is a genomic window containing:
- the priA gene encoding replication restart helicase PriA, encoding MNPFVFDIWLHIGREGRCFSYQDGNNLNIDLGDVVTVRLKGQLMQGLVVKKIKKNITSSQQNINNFSLNNVETLVQKAAIKKEWREWLEEIALDLYVSDFQMLKTALPPGWLGRSKLSNRPRRLWWVKLSGNNNEKKISSRQIELKKNLLLNGGGKWQKDLEAEGFSSVLIRNFVSVGFGEREKRLFLFNSFEDEESNDKKILKSEAPQSLTLEQKLAKEKYESLPNGSALLLWGITGSGKTEVYLQIAALELSESRHCLILTPEIGLVPQLVDRFRNRFGLNVFEYHSNCSTKEKIDTWKRSLNTTTPSVFIGTRSAIFLPLSNLGLIVLDEEHDSSYKQESPMPCYHARDLAIHRAKKIGAKVILGTATPSLNVWKNLKPNGNVVVAKLNHRISNRKLPSVNVVDMREELANGNRSLISRYLKKQLLNIKESGNQAIILVPRRGYSSFLSCRSCGEVVQCPHCDVALTVHRTKEGNQWLRCHWCDFRSKISDKCGECGSNAFKPFGTGTQRVMDHLERELDGISLLRFDRDTTRGRDGHRLLLERFADGDADILVGTQMLSKGMDLPKVTLAVILAADGLLHRPDLMATEETLQLFMQLAGRAGRGEQPGKVVVQTYCPDHPVILHLIDGRYEEFLKKEEKIRKEAGMVPYSRACLLRFSGESSELTSNGAFHVSSKIRNACSAKGWKLVGPAPSLVERVAGKSRWQVLMYGPDSSQIPIPYGPELWKNLPKGVSLSIDPDPLQL
- a CDS encoding DUF3153 domain-containing protein, which translates into the protein MSNIASAIKAAEAALDKGDYNFCIKIVDPLLLAFQEETAIGGELRLLIVTAYMGKGDEQKAISICQSLIHSKKERIRQQAKQLLSILDAPHLPRPSNWSVEIPKLEMEPSLKSSFKKTKKEKKKTNHPPTGPTKNLDFGFSIITLLIIILLTFLLSGCVDISTNFSVTGPDRLKISLDIDSNSGQSIPWQMEFENNLTIENSILRLHNHEGKQHFESPTIRFEEANNLLEQIASVASKTSGFNINKPKIITNNKNWIIGTSQNFKIYFDLRGIPKIPGLKINIIIHDLGNKNNFKANPLEPILKKGLTFFPLEIGQINQLEISNWKWNEISIGIILIIALTLLSLSLQRIRLQMGFGFPELPP
- the argB gene encoding acetylglutamate kinase gives rise to the protein MNKEDQPAHYSKNLNNPFTDKDSIRVSVLSEALPYIQRFTNKRIVIKYGGSAMVDKALQSAVFRDLALLSSVGVQIVVVHGGGPEINQWLEKLGIQPVFLDGLRITNTETMDVVEMVLAGRVNKQIVSGINNHGSLAVGLCGIDGGLIEARTLGGGSHGLVGEVAKVNTKILSPLLEEGYVPVISSIANSSDGRSHNINADTVAGELAAALGAEKLILLTDTPGILMNENDPSSLIEKIRLSEARELIDKGIVKAGMKPKVECCIRSLAQGVNAAHIIDGRSPHALLLEVFTDAGIGTMVMGRG
- a CDS encoding DUF2854 domain-containing protein is translated as MNKLLSPASLITIGGASLSLVGLTAYFTDATNLSVPTFFYGVPIFLIGISLKTTEVPPALRVVPATKFASDRDKAPKELGNLVNDVTRWRYGQSCQLEASLRVLKLWDIDSPPQLTEVEELVQDGNYGIRMRFEMAAISLERWNAQKERLGRFFAKGMCAELFCPTPGEIDLILLPQKQEEKPQENE
- a CDS encoding single-stranded DNA-binding protein — protein: MNHCMLEVLVKKAPTVRFTQDNKTPLAEIEVEFDSLRADDPPCVIKVVGWGKLAEELQNSVQINSKLVIEGRLRMNTVPRQDGTKEKQAEFTLSRIHPFSSNSTISSTPSQTQSNFKSDSTNSLNNEGLKWDSSPLVPDTDDIPF